Proteins co-encoded in one Vibrio aquimaris genomic window:
- the flgL gene encoding flagellar hook-associated protein FlgL, translating into MMTRISSFHNYEAVQNDIRRQESKIHHNQAQLASGKKLLTASDEPLATHYIQNIGQQNEQLRQFTDAIVLSRNRLEHHEVIIANAEQYADEAKRTVMEMINGSLAPEDRLAKRRELQELANNFLNLSNVQDEIGNYIFAGTKPKNQPFFRDRDGNISYAGDDYQRKMKVSNSLEIPINDPGSKLFMEIDNPLGDFEPEYELNEASELLLERATNFNRDDQSVYKVTFVDMPDGNFGYQLERDGAVVGADTFNPATGVKFEDVTIQIKGQITKGDAITLVPRKTYSLFDTFKNAMLLSEGSVSDASNTAKLHQVTEEFHAGFIHLNEARTDVGARLSTLDIQEEQHEDFKLTLAKSKSTFEDLDYADAVIEFNENSRALQASHKAFGKTKELTLFNYI; encoded by the coding sequence ATGATGACCCGAATTTCTAGCTTCCATAACTATGAGGCCGTACAGAATGATATCCGTCGCCAAGAGTCCAAAATACATCATAATCAAGCCCAATTAGCGTCGGGTAAGAAATTATTAACGGCAAGTGATGAACCACTCGCGACTCATTACATTCAAAACATCGGTCAACAGAATGAGCAACTACGTCAGTTTACGGATGCCATTGTCCTAAGCCGAAATCGCCTTGAGCATCACGAAGTGATTATTGCAAACGCTGAACAATATGCCGATGAAGCCAAGCGTACTGTCATGGAAATGATCAATGGTTCTTTGGCTCCTGAAGACAGGCTTGCCAAACGACGTGAGTTACAGGAGCTGGCGAATAACTTTCTAAATTTGTCTAACGTACAAGACGAAATTGGCAACTATATCTTTGCGGGAACTAAGCCTAAGAACCAACCATTCTTTCGTGATAGAGATGGAAATATTTCTTACGCGGGTGATGATTACCAACGCAAGATGAAGGTTTCTAATAGCTTAGAAATTCCGATAAACGACCCTGGTAGTAAACTCTTCATGGAGATTGATAACCCACTGGGTGACTTTGAGCCAGAGTATGAATTAAATGAAGCCTCTGAATTGTTACTAGAGAGAGCGACCAATTTTAATAGAGATGACCAGTCGGTTTATAAAGTCACTTTTGTTGATATGCCAGATGGAAATTTTGGCTATCAACTTGAGCGTGATGGTGCTGTGGTTGGCGCAGATACATTTAATCCGGCGACTGGTGTGAAATTTGAAGATGTCACTATACAAATAAAGGGACAAATTACAAAGGGTGATGCAATAACACTAGTTCCGAGAAAAACCTATAGTCTCTTTGACACCTTCAAGAACGCAATGTTGCTATCGGAAGGTTCTGTCTCTGATGCATCGAATACGGCGAAGCTACATCAAGTTACCGAAGAATTTCATGCTGGATTTATTCATCTTAATGAAGCAAGGACAGATGTAGGGGCTCGCTTGAGTACGTTAGATATTCAAGAAGAGCAGCACGAAGACTTCAAACTTACGTTGGCCAAATCGAAGAGTACTTTTGAGGATCTAGATTACGCTGATGCTGTTATTGAGTTTAATGAAAACTCTAGAGCGCTACAGGCATCCCATAAAGCCTTCGGAAAAACCAAAGAATTAACACTATTTAACTATATCTAG
- the flgK gene encoding flagellar hook-associated protein FlgK encodes MASDLLNLGAQSVLTAQRQLNTTGHNISNVNTKGYNRQSVIQGTNMPHQYGGETYGMGVHVDKVRRSWDQFAVNELNLSTTNHANRVDDEENLEMLSSMLDSVASKKIPENLNEWFDAVKSLADSPNDVGARKVVLEKAELITQNLNDFHETVRLQSDIANKKLDLAIERVNQLAIEIRDMHRLMMRTPGPHNDLMDTHEKLIAELSEYTKVTVTPRKNAEGFNVHIGNGHTLVSGTEASQLTMIDGYPDVHQHRLAMIEGKGLKAITTRDIDGKIGAMLSMRDEKIPYLMDELGRMTTAFSHDINQLQSQGLDLRGNIGGLMFTDVNSQVVAKSRVVTSSNSTADIEVYIEDLSRLIGGEYSLQYTDGDYYITRPNGQQSIVPIIGNSIAIDGIRIDIKNGLQAGERVLIRPTRNAAAQIKMETNDPSEIAAQSYEASTTFAQGSAEFFIVNAGDLREFEVIISPNGQQFAVTDTDGNILLAPQPYPPSGPVTVLGTSFAITSGALPNDKFTANLVPSEGDNGNLLNMQDIQTKKHMNDGESTVLDLYHNLNTDVGLQMSTASRLTDVSRLEKETAQERIATISGVNLDEEAANMMKFQQIYMASSRIMQASNDTFNAILALR; translated from the coding sequence ATGGCATCTGATCTACTGAACCTTGGTGCGCAAAGCGTACTTACGGCTCAGAGACAACTTAACACCACTGGACACAATATCTCTAATGTTAATACAAAGGGTTATAATCGCCAGTCGGTCATACAAGGCACGAACATGCCGCATCAATACGGTGGGGAAACCTATGGTATGGGTGTTCATGTGGATAAAGTTCGCCGCTCTTGGGATCAATTTGCCGTTAATGAACTAAATCTCTCCACTACTAACCATGCCAATAGAGTTGATGACGAAGAAAACTTAGAAATGCTGTCTAGCATGCTAGACTCAGTTGCTTCGAAAAAAATACCCGAAAATCTTAATGAATGGTTTGATGCGGTTAAATCATTAGCTGATAGCCCCAATGATGTGGGTGCTCGAAAAGTAGTACTCGAAAAAGCAGAGCTGATTACCCAAAACCTCAATGACTTTCATGAAACAGTGCGCTTGCAATCAGATATAGCGAATAAAAAGCTGGACCTTGCTATTGAGCGTGTTAACCAATTGGCCATAGAGATTAGGGATATGCATCGCTTGATGATGCGAACACCTGGCCCACACAACGATCTTATGGATACACACGAAAAGCTCATTGCAGAGCTTTCTGAATATACAAAAGTGACGGTGACACCAAGAAAAAATGCCGAAGGCTTTAACGTTCATATTGGTAACGGTCATACCTTAGTATCCGGCACAGAAGCTAGTCAGCTAACGATGATCGATGGCTATCCTGATGTCCATCAGCACAGATTAGCGATGATTGAAGGGAAAGGACTTAAGGCAATCACGACGAGAGATATCGATGGCAAAATTGGTGCTATGTTATCAATGCGTGATGAGAAAATCCCTTACTTGATGGATGAATTGGGAAGGATGACGACGGCTTTTTCTCATGATATTAACCAACTTCAATCTCAGGGATTGGACTTACGAGGCAATATTGGCGGCTTGATGTTTACCGATGTGAACTCTCAAGTAGTGGCTAAATCCCGAGTGGTGACCTCATCAAACTCTACTGCAGATATCGAAGTGTATATTGAAGACCTTAGCCGCTTAATCGGAGGAGAATACTCGCTTCAATATACAGATGGCGACTATTACATTACACGTCCAAATGGACAGCAATCCATAGTGCCTATCATAGGCAACTCAATTGCCATAGATGGGATACGGATTGATATAAAGAATGGTCTTCAAGCCGGAGAAAGAGTGCTAATCAGGCCGACTCGAAACGCGGCAGCGCAAATTAAAATGGAGACGAATGATCCTTCGGAAATCGCAGCACAAAGCTATGAAGCATCCACTACCTTTGCTCAAGGTAGTGCAGAGTTTTTCATCGTTAATGCTGGTGATTTACGCGAATTTGAGGTGATTATCTCACCTAATGGCCAGCAGTTCGCTGTTACTGATACGGACGGAAATATTCTCTTAGCACCTCAGCCTTACCCGCCATCTGGTCCTGTAACCGTTTTAGGAACTTCGTTCGCAATTACATCGGGTGCATTACCCAATGATAAGTTTACGGCAAACCTTGTCCCCTCTGAGGGTGATAATGGTAACTTATTGAATATGCAAGATATTCAGACTAAAAAGCATATGAATGATGGCGAATCTACCGTATTAGACCTTTATCATAACCTGAATACGGATGTCGGGCTGCAAATGTCTACCGCTTCACGCCTAACTGATGTGTCACGATTAGAGAAGGAGACGGCGCAAGAACGCATAGCCACTATTTCGGGTGTGAATCTCGATGAAGAGGCGGCCAATATGATGAAATTTCAGCAAATATACATGGCTTCTTCACGTATCATGCAGGCTTCCAATGATACTTTTAACGCCATCTTGGCATTGAGATAG
- the flgJ gene encoding flagellar assembly peptidoglycan hydrolase FlgJ, translating to MINNGKDIGFIHDIANLDKLRQKAVEGDENSEKEALSAAAKQFESIFTTMLLKSMRDANSTFESGLMDSQNQQFYRQMMDEQMASELSSSGSLGLADMIVAQLSSGSVENPNAKAREVNFEAMMRKIDNIRQPKPVSSPAPIERSEAASSQPFDSPQSFVNTMKPYAQRAARALGVDSSLILAQAALETGWGKKVIANTRGSSHNLFNIKADKRWTGDKVATQTLEYHQGIPVKENAAFRSYSSFEDSFNDYVQFLNDNPRYSSALRHQGNNESFIRGIHQAGYATDPEYAEKVLKVKAQIEQM from the coding sequence ATGATTAATAATGGTAAGGATATTGGATTTATCCATGACATTGCGAACCTTGATAAACTTCGTCAGAAAGCGGTTGAGGGCGATGAAAATAGCGAAAAAGAAGCGCTAAGTGCTGCAGCTAAGCAATTTGAGTCGATCTTTACAACCATGCTTCTTAAGTCAATGAGAGATGCTAACTCAACTTTTGAATCTGGGTTAATGGATAGTCAAAATCAACAGTTTTACCGCCAAATGATGGACGAGCAAATGGCGAGTGAGCTGAGTTCTTCTGGTTCTCTTGGTTTAGCTGACATGATTGTTGCTCAGTTGTCTTCTGGTTCAGTTGAAAACCCTAATGCAAAAGCTCGCGAAGTCAATTTTGAAGCTATGATGAGAAAGATTGATAATATTCGTCAGCCTAAGCCAGTCTCAAGCCCTGCTCCTATCGAGCGTTCAGAGGCAGCAAGTTCTCAGCCGTTCGATTCTCCTCAGTCCTTTGTAAACACAATGAAGCCCTATGCACAAAGAGCTGCTCGAGCTCTGGGTGTGGATTCTTCTCTGATATTGGCTCAGGCCGCTCTTGAAACAGGCTGGGGGAAAAAAGTCATTGCCAATACTCGTGGAAGTAGTCATAACTTATTTAACATTAAGGCTGATAAACGATGGACTGGCGATAAAGTTGCAACTCAAACGCTCGAATACCATCAAGGTATTCCGGTGAAAGAAAATGCAGCATTTAGATCATACTCGAGCTTTGAAGATAGTTTTAATGATTATGTCCAATTTTTGAATGATAACCCTCGATATAGTTCAGCTCTGCGTCACCAAGGGAACAATGAGAGTTTTATCAGAGGAATTCATCAAGCTGGTTATGCTACAGATCCTGAATATGCTGAAAAAGTGTTGAAAGTCAAAGCTCAAATTGAGCAGATGTAA
- a CDS encoding flagellin, translating into MAVNVNTNVAAMTAQRYLNSASAAQQTSMERLSSGFKINSAKDDAAGMQISNRLASQSRGLDVAVRNANDGISITQTAEGAMNETANILQRMRDLSLQSANGSNSKSERIALQQEVTALNDELNRIAETTSFGGNKLLNGTFSTKSFQIGADNGEAVMLTLENLRSDNTMMGGNIYVAAEAKDKDWGVDAAANELTIAFTDVFGEAQTITINAKEGDDIEELATYINGQNDMVKASVGDDGNIQIFAGNNKVDGALTFGGSLAGELNFGAAEAVTVDTVDITSVAGAQEAVAIVDTALQFVDSHRAELGAFQNRFGHAISNLDNINENVNASKSRIKDTDFAKETTALTKSQILTQASSSVLAQAKQAPNSALGLLG; encoded by the coding sequence ATGGCGGTTAATGTAAACACTAACGTTGCGGCTATGACGGCACAACGCTATTTGAATAGCGCGTCGGCTGCCCAACAAACCTCGATGGAGCGATTGTCCTCAGGGTTTAAAATTAACAGTGCTAAGGATGACGCAGCTGGTATGCAGATTTCGAATCGCTTGGCTTCCCAAAGTCGAGGGCTTGATGTAGCGGTACGAAATGCCAACGACGGTATATCTATTACACAAACAGCTGAAGGTGCAATGAATGAAACAGCCAACATTCTTCAGCGAATGCGAGATCTCTCACTACAATCAGCAAACGGTTCGAACTCTAAGTCTGAACGGATCGCTTTGCAACAGGAAGTGACGGCATTGAATGATGAATTGAACCGTATTGCGGAGACAACATCTTTCGGTGGTAACAAACTACTTAATGGTACATTCTCTACTAAATCGTTTCAAATAGGTGCAGATAATGGTGAAGCTGTGATGCTCACGCTCGAAAATCTACGTAGTGATAATACGATGATGGGCGGTAATATTTATGTAGCGGCTGAGGCAAAAGATAAAGATTGGGGAGTTGATGCTGCAGCTAATGAGCTGACCATTGCTTTCACCGACGTCTTTGGTGAAGCTCAAACCATTACCATTAATGCCAAGGAAGGTGATGATATTGAGGAATTGGCAACCTATATCAATGGTCAAAATGATATGGTTAAAGCCTCGGTTGGGGATGACGGTAATATCCAAATATTCGCTGGAAACAATAAAGTGGATGGTGCTCTGACATTTGGTGGCTCATTAGCTGGTGAACTCAACTTTGGTGCCGCGGAAGCAGTCACGGTTGATACCGTGGATATTACCTCAGTAGCTGGTGCTCAAGAAGCAGTGGCAATTGTTGATACTGCACTGCAGTTTGTCGATAGTCACCGAGCTGAACTTGGTGCATTCCAAAACCGTTTCGGTCATGCGATCAGTAACTTAGATAACATTAACGAAAATGTAAATGCGTCTAAGAGCCGGATCAAAGACACAGATTTTGCCAAAGAAACCACTGCATTAACTAAATCTCAGATCCTTACTCAGGCATCGAGTTCTGTTCTTGCACAGGCAAAGCAAGCGCCCAACTCAGCGTTGGGGCTTCTAGGCTAA
- a CDS encoding flagellin — protein MTINVNTNVSAMTAQRYLTKSTNDLNTSMERLSSGHRINSAKDDAAGLQISNRLTAQSRGLDVAMRNANDGISIAQTAEGAMNESTIVLQRIRDLALQSANGTNSLSERVALNEEVVALQDELNRIAETTSFGGRKLLNGSFGESAFQIGASSGEAIIMGLTSIRADEPRMGGQSFIADPLQGKDKNWGVPATARDIKFEFTTKDGEAITLDIIAKEGDDIEELATYINGQTDKINASVDQDGRLQVFVAEPHIEGNLNISGALATEVGLNGGPGELTTVRDIDVTTAGGAQNAVGIVDSALRYIDSQRADLGAKQNRLSHSINNLANIQENVAASNSRIKDTDFAKETTALTKAQILQQAGTSILAQAKQLPNSAISLLQ, from the coding sequence ATGACCATTAATGTAAATACTAACGTGTCGGCGATGACAGCCCAGCGTTACTTAACTAAGTCGACCAATGACTTGAACACCTCGATGGAAAGACTTTCATCTGGGCACAGAATCAACAGTGCGAAAGACGATGCGGCCGGTCTACAAATATCTAACCGTTTGACAGCACAAAGTCGCGGCCTTGATGTGGCAATGCGTAACGCCAATGATGGTATTTCGATTGCACAGACTGCAGAAGGTGCCATGAACGAGTCAACCATTGTTCTGCAGCGGATTCGTGACTTGGCACTCCAATCGGCAAATGGTACTAACTCTCTTTCAGAGCGAGTGGCTCTAAATGAAGAAGTAGTGGCACTGCAAGATGAATTAAACCGTATCGCCGAAACCACATCTTTCGGTGGACGCAAACTTCTGAATGGATCATTTGGGGAATCGGCTTTCCAAATAGGCGCAAGTTCTGGTGAGGCAATTATCATGGGTTTAACCAGTATCCGTGCTGATGAACCTAGAATGGGAGGCCAGTCATTCATAGCAGACCCATTGCAAGGTAAAGACAAAAATTGGGGCGTGCCAGCAACGGCAAGAGATATCAAGTTTGAGTTTACAACCAAAGATGGTGAGGCCATTACTTTAGATATTATTGCTAAAGAAGGCGATGACATCGAAGAACTGGCTACTTATATCAATGGTCAAACAGACAAAATAAATGCTTCGGTTGACCAAGATGGTCGGTTGCAGGTTTTTGTCGCAGAGCCTCACATTGAAGGTAACTTAAATATTTCTGGTGCCCTTGCTACTGAGGTTGGTTTAAATGGTGGTCCAGGCGAGTTGACCACAGTTAGAGATATTGATGTCACAACGGCTGGTGGCGCGCAAAATGCGGTGGGGATTGTCGATTCGGCGCTTAGATATATTGATTCTCAACGTGCTGACTTGGGTGCGAAGCAAAACCGACTAAGCCATAGTATTAACAACTTAGCCAATATTCAAGAAAACGTAGCGGCATCAAATAGCCGAATCAAAGACACTGACTTTGCTAAGGAAACAACCGCGTTAACCAAAGCACAAATATTGCAACAGGCAGGTACATCAATACTTGCTCAAGCAAAACAGTTGCCAAATTCTGCAATCTCGTTATTGCAGTAG
- a CDS encoding flagellar basal body P-ring protein FlgI — protein MKILLLLLTSITMVATQASAARIKDISQVAGVRANQLVGYGLVTGLPGTGESTPFTDQSFNAMLENFGIQLPAGTKPKSKNVAAVIVTAELAAFAKQGQTIDVTVTSIGAAKSLRGGTLMQTMLKGVDGQVYAVAQGNLVVSGFSATGADGSKIVGNNPTAGMISNGAIVEREIPSPFGRGDYITFNLLESDFTTAQRMADAVNNFLGPQMAQPIDATSVKVRAPRDISQRVSFLSAIENLEFDPAEGSAKIIVNSRTGTIVVGKHVRLKPAAVTHGGMTVAIKENLNVSQPNAFGGGETVVTPDTDIEVTEKQGKMFKFEPGLTLDDLVRAVNEVGAAPSDLMAILQALKQAGAIEGQLIVI, from the coding sequence CCAGCATAACTATGGTAGCAACACAAGCCAGTGCTGCGAGGATCAAAGATATTTCTCAAGTGGCTGGAGTGCGAGCAAACCAATTAGTCGGATACGGGTTAGTGACTGGATTACCAGGAACGGGCGAATCCACACCTTTCACAGACCAAAGTTTTAATGCCATGTTGGAGAATTTTGGTATCCAGCTTCCAGCGGGCACTAAGCCTAAATCCAAAAACGTTGCAGCCGTAATTGTTACTGCAGAGCTAGCAGCGTTTGCTAAGCAGGGGCAAACAATAGATGTTACTGTCACTTCTATTGGTGCTGCAAAAAGCTTGCGTGGTGGAACCCTGATGCAGACGATGCTTAAAGGCGTCGATGGGCAAGTTTATGCCGTTGCTCAAGGAAATCTTGTCGTTAGTGGCTTTAGTGCTACAGGTGCAGATGGTTCAAAGATTGTTGGTAACAACCCGACCGCAGGTATGATATCAAATGGAGCGATAGTCGAACGGGAAATCCCCTCTCCATTTGGCCGTGGTGATTATATCACCTTTAACTTGCTCGAATCAGATTTTACCACTGCGCAGCGTATGGCTGATGCTGTTAATAATTTCTTGGGACCTCAGATGGCTCAACCCATTGATGCCACCTCAGTCAAAGTGCGTGCACCCAGAGATATATCACAAAGAGTGTCGTTTCTATCTGCAATCGAGAATCTGGAATTCGACCCTGCGGAAGGATCAGCCAAAATCATAGTGAATTCTCGTACTGGTACTATAGTGGTCGGCAAGCATGTTCGCTTAAAACCTGCTGCAGTGACCCATGGTGGTATGACGGTTGCAATTAAAGAGAATCTTAATGTCAGTCAGCCCAATGCATTTGGTGGTGGAGAGACAGTCGTTACGCCAGACACAGATATCGAAGTGACAGAAAAGCAAGGGAAGATGTTTAAATTTGAACCTGGGTTAACACTTGACGACCTTGTACGAGCAGTCAATGAGGTTGGCGCAGCACCTTCCGACTTAATGGCTATTTTACAAGCATTGAAGCAGGCAGGTGCTATTGAAGGTCAACTGATCGTTATTTAG